The following DNA comes from Rhodanobacter sp. AS-Z3.
AGCCGTTGGTTCAGGGCGTCATCTACAAGGTGTTTACGCGCTACACCGTGCGCGAAATTTTCTCGACCAAGCGGCAGGAAATCCAGACGGTGATCGAAGCCGAGCTGAAGCCGATGCTGGCAGCGGACGGCATCGTTCTGCGCAACGTGATGATGGGCAACGTCGACCTGCCGCCGGATTACCGCGACGGCATGAACAAGGTGCTGGCCACCGAACTGCAGACCGAGCAGATGCAGTACACCTTGCAGCTGAAGACCAAGCAGGTGGAGGAATCAAAGCTTCAGGCCGAAGCCGACAAGGCTCGCAGCGACACCGCGGCCGAGGCGGCAGCCAACGAGCAGGTGATTGCCGCCAAGGGCCAGGAGGAAGCGATGAAACATGTGCTTCCATTCAAGCGCAAGCAGATCGAGCAGCGTGAGCTTGAGGCCGAAGCCGACAGTGCTGCCCGCATCCGTACCGCCAAAGGCGCAGCCGAAGCACGCCGCATCGAAGCCTCTGGCGAAGCGGACTCACGCCGCAAACTTGCGGACGCCGAAGCCTATCGACTGGAGCAGATCGGCAAGGTCAACAGCGAACAACTCGAACGCGATGGCGTGCTGATCGACAAGCACCCGCTGCTGATCCAGAAGACCCTGGCCGACAAACTGTCCGACAAGATTTCGGTGATCATCGCACCGCCGCCTGCTGCCGGTGGCTTCATCGGCCAGGCACTGATCGATAGCAAGCAGCAAGCAGCGGGCAACAACGCCGGGGCGGCGCAATGAAGGCCCTTGCATGCATTCCCTTGCTGTTGGGCATCGGCCTCGTGCACGCCGAGTCCGCTCCAGCACCGTTGACGCAGCTGGCGATCGTCACCGAGGACGGCGTCGCCTTGCGTGCCGAGGCGCGCCATTCTGCGGCCCCGCATGCGGTGCTATGGCAGGGCGAGAATCTGGAAGTCCGCGGGCGCTCACTCGACTATTTGCAGGTCTACGACCACCGCATCGAGCGTGCCGGCTTCGTTCGCGCCAGCGCGGTGCACATCATCTCCACCCAACCTGACGACGCTGCCGAGTTGTTGGCCGTCGCGCGGTTTCTGCGCGACATTCCGGGCAACGAGTCACTGGGCATTGCCTACACCGCGGCCTATCTGAAAGCCGCGCCGGCGAAGGAAATAACCGCCGAACCGTTCGACGCTCTGGGCGTGATGGCAAGCCATCTGGCCGAACGCGTTTCGACAAACCGCAGCAAAGCGCAGGAACCGGTTTTGTCGGGGCAACTGGAGGTTGCCGCCGGTTACGGCGTCGCCATCAACAGCATCAATCGCAACGGCCGCATGCGGCTGTGCTACGACGGTGATGCGTTCCGACGCGTCATGGCGCTGGACGCCACCGCAATGCAAAAAGCGACCGCCGCGTTGGCCTTGACCACGTCGGAATGCATGGCCCCGGACCAACCGCCGGTTCAACGCGACGCCTTCGATAGCTGGCGCGCCGAACTGCTGGATCGCGTGCCACGAACAGATCTCCCCCGCTACGTGCAAAATCGCCTGCACATGCGTGCTGCATCGATCTGGTCGGCAATCGCGTACGAACGCACCCGGCGCAATGAATCCGCACAGCAAGCCGCGTCCCGCGCCCTCGATGAATTGGCCGCTGTCGATACCCACGCGCTCATCGAAAGCGACCGCGCCGAGTACAACGATGCAGCAACCCGGGTCGGTGCATCACGCTGGGCGGCAGCGCCGCTGGTCAAGCCGAATACCGGCCTGCATATCGTCACCGCCGTGGGTCAGCCCGGTGAAACGTGCATCAAGCTGCTGGATGGCCAACACGACGAAAGCAAACCACTGGCGCAACGTTGCACCTACGGCACCGTCTGGGCCAGTTCGGCGCGCGCCAACGCCAACGGCACGGCTCTGGCTTTGGCCGTGCAACCGATGACCAGTTGGCGCGAATTGTGGCTATTCCATCGGGTCAACAAGCAGTGGA
Coding sequences within:
- a CDS encoding SPFH domain-containing protein — its product is MLNRKVLVLALLALVGYELYQHPPIETIGRQQIGIRVNGLTGSVSELGEGICLMIPGIHSLRTFPLQDQIYRPEGSAKANGAAPFQSSEGLSIGVELAIRYAVDSTSLPKVARKLPDDIGRDLVEPLVQGVIYKVFTRYTVREIFSTKRQEIQTVIEAELKPMLAADGIVLRNVMMGNVDLPPDYRDGMNKVLATELQTEQMQYTLQLKTKQVEESKLQAEADKARSDTAAEAAANEQVIAAKGQEEAMKHVLPFKRKQIEQRELEAEADSAARIRTAKGAAEARRIEASGEADSRRKLADAEAYRLEQIGKVNSEQLERDGVLIDKHPLLIQKTLADKLSDKISVIIAPPPAAGGFIGQALIDSKQQAAGNNAGAAQ